From Maniola hyperantus chromosome 28, iAphHyp1.2, whole genome shotgun sequence, one genomic window encodes:
- the LOC138404433 gene encoding zinc finger protein 491-like — MTTHTGEKKYKCDICDKAFSYRLTYKSHIATHGDKPPRYTCDVCGVVITHMCNVRRHMQTHQAARPMHACNICEKAFTSASGLEQHLSHVHFNVPWPKRNRRDRHKPKTRPAPTDDTSDSRDSDEGSE; from the exons ATGACTACACATACCGGCGAGAAAAAGTACAAGTGTGACATATGTGACAAGGCCTTCTCATATAGACTCACCTACAAGTCGCATATAGCGACACACGGCGACAAGCCGCCTCGCTACACGTGCGACGTGTGCGGCGTAGTGATCACGCATATGTGCAACGTACGGCGACACATGCAG ACACATCAAGCCGCGAGACCGATGCATGCGTGCAACATATGCGAGAAAGCCTTCACTAGCGCCAGCGGGCTGGAGCAGCACTTGTCGCACGTGCACTTCAACGTGCCGTGGCCCAAGCGCAACAGACGCGACAGACACAAGCCCAAGACACGGCCGGCACCCACTGACGATACTAGCGACTCGCGAGACTCGGATGAAGGAAGtgaatga